A stretch of DNA from Candidatus Rubrimentiphilum sp.:
CGCCGCAACGCGCGCCGGCGTGGCGGTGCCGACGGGACGCGGCGTTTGCGGCGCGTACGTGACCGGGCCGCGTCTTGCGTTTGGCCCGTTGTGCGATGCAATTTGGGGCGGCGCAATTTTCGAATGCGCTTTTGTCGCGATGCGCGGCGTTTGCACCGGCTTAGGAGCGGGTGTTTGAACAGGCGGGGGAGGTCGATGCGTTATCTGTACGATGCGCACGTTGGAGAGCTGCGCTTCGGACTCCGTATGCGACGGCCAATACCAATAGCCGGCCAAAAGCAGGTGCAAGAGTAAGGAGATAGCCAGCGCGACGAGGAGAACTCGGCGGCCGCGCGCGCGCACGACTACTGGTTCGGGTCGAACGTGACCTTAAAGAGGTAGTCGCCCGTGACCGGCTCACAGTTCACGACTTTGGCTGCATAGGTTGACTGTCGCGCAGCCGAGAGCGCGGCTTGATCGAGCGCCATGTTGCCGCCGCTCTGGAAGATCTTCGTACCGATCAGACTGCCGCTCGGACTAATCGTGACCTGGACTTGCACGGTCACCTGCCCCAGGCCGAGTTCGCGCGCGCTCTCCGGATAATCCGGCGAGACTTGCTGAACGACGGTGGCGTCGGTATACGGATTGCGGCACGCGGGCTTGGGTGTTCCGGGCGGCGCGCTGGGACCCGGTTTCGCGGTTCCCACGCCTTGCGGAACGCCGTTTTCCGTGCCGCTCTTCGGCGGAACGTAACGGTTGTTGGTGGTCGAGTTCGCGTTGTTGCTCGTCGTCTTCGGTACGTTCACCTTGAGCTGCGGCTGCGGCTGTTTCGGCGGCGTGGTCGCGTTCGGCGGCGGCGTCGGCGTGGGCGGCGGCGTCGGCGTGGGAGGCGGCGGCGTCGGGACCTTCACCGTGATCTTCTTGGTAACCGAGACTTTCTCGACTTGCTGGTCTTCGTTCGTCGTTTTGAGACGCGGAGAAAAGAACGCAAAGACGGTGTGCACGGCGAGCGAGATCACAAACGCCCAGACGATGAAGCTCTGGACGCGTTCATCCGACGACGTGATCATTTTGTTAGGCACTAGGTCTTGCTTCCCTCGACCTTATTCGCAAGCCCAAATTCCGTAAGATCCTGGGATTTGGCGGCGTCCATGACTTGAAGGACCGTTCCGTACGTCGCTTTCGGATCGGCTTTAATGATGACGGTTTTGAATTTGTGTCCGGTTTGATCTTGCAGGTTTGCAAAGGCGGCTTTTGCGTCTGCGATCGTAACGACGTTCGAGCCGATCGTAATCTTGTTGTCCTTGTCGATGAAGACGAGGATCTGCGACGGGAAGACCTTGTCGCGGTTCTTGGCCAGCGGCAGGAGCGGCTCTTTGGTGACGGCCGCCAAGATGATGAAGATGATCAGGAGGACCAACAGCACGTCCGTGAAGGGCGTGATGTTGATGGTCGACATGACTTCTTCTTCGCCCTGGCCTGTGGAAACAGCCACGAGTTATTTCACCTCTGCGATTACGAAGTTACGAATCCGACGTCTTCGAGGCCCGCGAGCTTCGCCGCGTCGAGAATTCTGATGATGACGCCATAGGGTGCTTTGGCGTCGGCAATAATGGAAACGTGCTTCGGACCGCGTTTGAGACGGTCCGTAACCATGACGCTGTATACCCCAACCGAGTCGGTCTTCACGCCGTCGACAAAGATCACGCCCTTGTTGTTGACGTCCACCTCGATCTCGTTTTTCTTCGGCGGCGTCGGATTGCTGGAGTTATTGTTGTTGGGCAGCTGTTTCTCGAAACCGGGCGGCGTGAGCAGCGCGGCCAAGATCATGAAGATGATCAGCAAGACCAGCAACACGTCCGTGAAGGGCGTGATGTTGATCTCCGCCATCACGTCCTCATCCTGTTTTGCGGACAGCAAACTCATGGGCGGTGCCTACGGAGTTACTTGGTTGCGCCGGCGGGCTGGTAAAGGTCCGTCGGTATCGGCGCACCGGTATTGTGGAAGTGCAGCATCTCCGCCATTTGATTGGCGGCGACGATCATCTCTTGGTTGTACGTCTTGATTCTGCTCTTGAAATAGTTGAAGAAGACGACTGCGATAACCGCGATAATCAAACCGCTGGCCGTCGTGATCAGCGCTTCCGACACGCCCGCCGCGACGACGGACGGAGTCGAGTTGCCCTTGAGCGCGATGTCGTCGAAGGCCTTGATGATGCCCAAGACGGTACCGAACAGGCCGACGAACGGCGAGATAACCGCAATCGTACCGATGATTGCCAAGTTGCGTTCCAGCGAGTTCAGATGCTCCATCAGCGCGATGGAGAGCGCGTCGGTGATGTCCGCGCGGTTCTTCTCACCGCGCAGGAGACCGAATTCGAGAATTTTGGGAAGCATGCCGCGCTGGCTGCGGCACACCTTGATGGCCCCGTCGACGTCGTCCTGAGAGATCTTCTGGCCGATCGACTTGAGCAGGCCTTTGGTGTCACCGTGTTGCTGGGCAAAGAACCACAGCCGCTCGATAACGACTGCCAAGCCCACTATGGATATGAGCAAGAGCAGCCACATATCCCAGCCGCCCTTGTTCATGAAAGTCATGAAACCGCCAAACACTATTTTCGTCCTCCCGTTCCGCGGGCAAGTATGTGCGCTTTAGAAAGGCGCACCATTGGCCTACACCCAGCCAAAGTCCTCGTCACTTTTCGATGTTCTGCTTGATGAAGTTGTCGATGTTGAGCGCGAGCCCGATATTGCCTTGCGCCTGCGCCTCGGCCTTGGCCTTGTGGAGCGCATCCAGCGCTTGGTTCTTGAACTCGACCTTTTGCTTTCCGCCGATGATCCATGCGCCCGCCATGGCCACCCCGAGTGAATAATTCGCAAGTGCGTCGTTTGGATTGAGGGCCAGCGCCTGATCCGCGTACGGCTTCATTTTGGTCAGGTAATCGTTCGGCACGGCCGGTGTTTTTTGCGCACCGATCAGCGTGTTCTCTTCCAACGCGGCTGACGCGAAGCCTGTGACGGCCACGTCCCTGTCGCCTTGCTTGGTGGCCTCCAGGAAATCGGTGACCGCCTCCTGATGTTTGCCGGCGGACGAGGCGGCGTTCCCGGCAGCCAGGTACTGGTTGCCGATCATGCGTTTGACCGTCGTGTTGGTCGGGTCGAGACGCATGATCTCATCCTTTATGGTTTGCACGTTTGCTGTATCGTTTGCCTTAAGATACGCTTGCATGAGCGCGGCATCGATGTTCACCTTGCTGTTCACGTCCGTCTTCGGGTCGGCCATGGCCATGCTGCGAGCCTTCTGCAGATCCTGAACCGCCGCGGTCGTGTCCCCATTTTCGAACTCGGCCGAGCCGAGCACGTAAAACGTTCCGGCGGACGGCGCCAGAATCACCGACTTGTTGGCGTAGCCGAGCGCCGCCGTCGCATTATTTTGCTTCAGCGCGGCGGCAGCGGCCAGTGCATACGACTGTGCTGCGACCTGCAGAAACGTTTTCGAGACGCTGGAAACCTTGTCGAAGGCGGCTGCTGCGCCGGTGTAGTCCTTCAGGAAGTAGTCCGCCGCCGCCAGCTGCTGGCTGAGCGTCGGGTCGTTCGGCTTGGATGCAAGCGCCTGCGTCGCCATCGCCTTGGCTTGGTCGTACTTGCCCGCATGGATCAGTTTATCGATTTGCGCGACGGCGCCCGTTACGATCGGCCCGCCTTTGCCCGCAACGCTCTTGCCGTGGAACGCGATGGTGAAATCATAGAAGCCGGTGACGGGTGTCTTGCCGCGATGTTGGGGGCGATACGTCGAGTTCTTGGCGATATCCAAGGCCGCGGCGTTGTCGAGCGGGTTGGTCGAGGTGATGACCTTGATCACTTTGTGCGACCCGTCGGCGAAGACTTCGACCTGAATCACGACCTTGCCGGAACCCGCTATCGGGACCGACGTGTCGGCGCGCGTAATCAATTTCGCCGGCGTGAATGCGTTCTGATATTGCGCTTGCGCCGTCAAAGTGGTTCCGGCGACGACGGCAATGGCCGTGACGGCAGCCGCCCAGCGGGTGATCCCAATCATGCGTATCTCCAACCTCGAGCTTGTTCTTTATTATAATGAAGGCCGCGCAAGGCGTAGCCTTGTTACCGCGGATAAACGTAACTCAAACTACGTTCGTCGCCTGCCTTGCGGCGGGACGCTGGAGCTCCCCTGCTAAGCCGTCAAGCGGCTAAGGATGCGGCGGGCAGCTGGCGGCCGACCGCGTGGGCGACGCCGCGACCCTGTTCCATCAGCGACTCGAACTGCTCGAAAGTGAGTGACTGCGGACCGTCCGAAGCGGCCGCCGGCGGATCGGGATGGACCTCGATGAGCAACCCGTCGGCGCCGCCGGCAACGCCGGCGACCGCCATCGGCGCGACCAGTTTCGCAAGTCCAGTCCCGTGCGACGGATCGACGATGACCGGCAGATGCGAAAGCGCATGCACGAGCGGAATCGCCGCTAGGTCCAGCAGATTGCGTGTAGCCGAATCGAACGAACGAATCCCGCGTTCGCACAGTACGACGTCGGCGTTTCCCGCGACCAGCAAATATTCGGCGGCCAAGAGCCACTCTTCAATTGTCGCGGAGAGGCCGCGCTTGAGCAGCACCGGTTTCCCCGCGTCGCCAACTTCCCGCAACAGCGTGAAGTTCTGCATGTTGCGCGTACCGATCTGCAGCATGTCCGCGTGTTGCGCCACCAGCGCGACGTCGCGCGGATCGAGCACTTCAGTCACAACTGATAGTCCGAAGCGATCGGCTGCATCGCGCAGCATCTTTAATCCGTCGGCGCCCAGCCCCTGAAAGGCGTACGGCGACGTACGCGGTTTGAAGGCTCCGCCGCGCAGCACGTTCGCGCCGCGCTGAGCAACGGCTTGGGCCGTTGCCTCGATCTGCTCGCGCGACTCCACGCTGCAGGGTCCTGCGCAGATCGCGAGCATTTCGCCGCCGAAACTCGCGCCGTTGGGAAGGCGCACGATCGTGCGGTTCGCACGCGCATCGCGGCGCACCAGTTTATAGGTGTTTGGAAGAGCCGTTAACCGGTCCATGCTAGCGCACCAATTCGCGCAAATGCGCGAGTTCCCGCGCGGTCGCCGGGCGCGTGCGGCCCGGCGCGAGCGTGCCCAAGGCGATAGGCCCGAAGCGCAGGCGCCGCAGCTCGCGAACGGGGTGACCCACGGCTTCGAGCATGCGCCGGACCTGCCGGTTGCGGCCTTCGTGGATGGTGACGTCCAACACGGTACGATCGCCCGGCGACGCGATGACTTTGACCCGCGCGCCCGCCGCGCGCCCTTCTTCAAGACGCATACCGCGCCGCAGCCGCTCCAACTCGTCCGTCGTTAGTTGCCCCTTCACGACCGCGCGATATGTTTTTTCTACGCCGAAGCGCGGATGCGTCAACACGTGCGCGAGTTCGCCGTCGTTCGTTAGCAGCAAAACGCCGGACGTATCGTAATCCAGCCTTCCCACCGGAACGATCCGCGGCAAGCCCTTGGGCAAGAGATCGCTGACGGTGCGCCGCCCTTGCGGATCGCGCATCGTCGTAACGACGCCGAGCGGCTTATGCAAAACGATATACGTATGCTTCGCAGGCAACGAAACGATCTTACCGTTGACGGCGACCTTGTCGCTTTCCTCAACGCTCGTCCCGAGTTCGCGCACGACCTTGCCGTTCACGCGAATTTGCCCGCGCACGATCAGCTCTTCCGCCGCGCGTCTCGACGCCACACCCGCATGCGCCAAGTACTTTTGCAACCGCATTGCAGCGGTTATTTCGTTTGGTCGGCCCCGATGCCCCGGCGAAGTGTGCGACTTTTTCGAGCTCGACTTCAAAACTTTGTTCTCTCGAAAAAAGCGCCCAAACAAAAAGCCGCCATGGAGGGCGGCTTTTGAGTGTCTTTGACGGGGTGTCGGGGCCGACCAAAACGTGCGGGCCTCGTCAAGCTCGGCCGTCCTTCGACAAGCTCAGGATGACATCCCGACAAGCTCACCATGACACACTAAGGGCTCAGGATGACATCCCGACAGGCTCACCATGACACTGTTTGCGTCGGTGAGCGGAAGGTTAGTACTTGCCGTTGCCCTCTTCGTTGTACCCGCGCGACAGCGAGAGCGCTTCCTTCGTAACGGATTGCAAGAACTCGTCGTTGGTGCGCGTTTGCGCCATCTTGTCGAGAATGATCTCGGTGATGTCGCCGCTGTTGAGCACGCTCGTCGCGCGGCGCAGCATCCAGATCTTACGCATCTCGTCTTCGCTGAGCAGCAGCTCTTCGTGCCGCGTACCGGAACGCTTGATGTCGATGGCCGGGAAGATGCGCGACTCCGCGAGCTTGCGCGTCAGGTTGAGTTCCATGTTGCCGGTGCCTTTGAACTCTTCGAAGATGACGTCGTCCATCTTGGAACCCGTCTCGATCAGCGCCGTAGCGATGATCGTGAGCGAGCCGCCTTCTTCGATTTTGCGCGCCGCGCCGAAGAACCGTTTGGGCTTGTGCAGCGAGGCGGTGTCCAAACCGCCGGAGAGCGTGCGGCCCGAGGTCGGAATCACTTGGTTCCAGGCACGCGCGAGGCGCGTGATGGAGTCGAGCAAAATCACGACGTCTTTGCCGATCTCGACGAGCCGCTTGGCGCGTTCCATCGTCAGTTCGGAAACGGCGGTGTGGTTCTCGGGATGTTCGTCAAACGTCGAAGCCACGACCTCGCCGTCGATCGTGCGCTGCATGTCCGTGACCTCTTCAGGCCGTTCGTCAACGAGCAGCGCGATGATGTGCGCGTCCGGGTGATTGATTGAAATGGAGTTGGCGATGTTCTTGAGCAGCGTCGTCTTACCGGCTTTGGGCGGCGAGACGATCAGCGCGCGCTGGCCTTTGCCGATCGGACAGAAGAGGTCGATGACGCGCGTCGAGAGCTGCGTCGAGCGCACTTCGAGCCGGTAGCGCTCGTTCGGGTAAATCGGCGTGCCTTTTTCATAGAGCCGGCGGCCGCGAATCTCGTCGGGCAACAGCCCGTTGATGCGATCGACCCGGATCAGGCCGAAGTACTTCTCGTTATCTTTGGGCCGGCGGACTTGGCCTTCGACCAAATCGCCTCGCCGCAGTTCGAAGCGGCGGATCTGCGTCTGGCTGACGTAGACGTCTTCGGGCCCGATCACGTACCCGTCGCGGCGCAAAAAGCCGTAGCCTTCGGGCAGAATGTCGAGCACGCCGTTGGCGACTTCGAGGCCGGTGCGCTGCGCCTGGATCTCCATGATCCGCGGAATCAGCTCTTCTTTTTTGAGCTTGAGCGGCGAATCGATATCGAATTCCTTGGCCAGCGTGTTCAGATCGGCTTTCGATTTTTCCGAAAGCTCTTCGATCGTGAGCAGCTGCGGCAGATTTTGCTCGGCCTGCGGGAATTGCTCGAAGTGCGGAGCGGGGTTGTTGCCAAATTGGCGATGGCGGCGCGAACGGCGCCGGCGGCCTCCGCCTGGGCGGCCGTCATTATTGGGACGATGTTCGAATTGAATTGGACTATCTCTCTCGTAGAGTCGCACACGCCGCATAAACGAAACAATCGGGCGAGGCTGCCGGAATTCGTTGGAGCGTGAGCGGGAAGCGTAATGGTCGCGGAGGGTTTAACCGCACGTCGCGACGCCCAAACTATAGCACAGCGCGCTCAGGACGACAAGCGCTTGGGCCCCGAGACAAAGGTATTGCCGCGCTCGTAGAAGCGCAGCCGGCGGGTGAAAGCCTTGGTAATCCCGATGCGCCGGCTCGTACCGATTGCTGGCCGGGCCGCGGGCGCGGCAAGCCAAAGGTCGCCGCTCCGCAGCAGATCGACGCCGTCAAGATCGCGATCGATCGCAAGCGCTTGGCACAGGCGTCCGGGTCCGCGGCAGAGGTCCAGGACGCGCGTCGTGCGCCGCCGGGCTTCCATCAAAGACAATCCTTCAAGCGGCTCGAGCGCGCGAATCAAAACGGCGGCGCCTTCGTCTTTGCTTTCACTGGTGACGTTGACGCACCATGACGTGCCGTAAATCTTATAGACGTACGCGTGGTGCGCGGCCAGAAACATCGATGCGTTCCGCCCGCTTTTTCCACGATAGGCATGCGAGGCAGGATCGCCGATGACATAGGCTTCGGTTTCGACGATCCGTCCGGCGGCGCGGCCGTCCGGGCAGTCACGAACGAGCACACATCCAAGAAGCGCCTTCGCTAGATCGACCGTTCCGGCGGGCAATTCGCGCGCGCGCAGCCGTCGAAAGCGCACTGGTTAGGCCGCGACGTGCAGTGCTACTTCCGAACGAGCTCGTGCGGCTAAATCCGCATCACTCGCCGGCATCGCAGCGATTTCATACCTCCGGAATTGGTTGAGCGCGCAGCCCAGGCGCACGTACGGAAGCGCCAGCGGAGGCGGCAAATTGTCGCGCCGGCGCAAGTCTGTCCGCAAGTGCGCGTCGTCGATCAGGAACCGCACGCGTTCGAATCCGCGACGCCGCAGCGTTTCGCAGACTGCCGTCAGCGCCGCATATCCGACTTCGCGATCCAATAAGGCCGGCTGGCGCTGCACGCGAAAGGCCACGCGCAGCACCCGCGGCTCTTGGAGCATTATGCGCACATAGGCAACGCCGTTGCCCGCGTCATCCGCCGCATACCCGACGGCCGCATGTATCGCTCTCATAGCCTTATCGTACCCCGAACGTATGTTCGGGTCAACCCCCAACGCGCAAGCGCGCCGGGGACCCCCGGGCCCTTTTAAAAGCGCTCCGGCGCAAGCGCCTCCGCGCCCCCGTGAGCAAAGCTCACGGGGCCCCAGTAGCCGCTTGGACCTCGCGGCTGCGGAGGGCCTCGTACAGCGAGGCC
This window harbors:
- a CDS encoding TonB family protein; this translates as MRARGRRVLLVALAISLLLHLLLAGYWYWPSHTESEAQLSNVRIVQITHRPPPPVQTPAPKPVQTPRIATKAHSKIAPPQIASHNGPNARRGPVTYAPQTPRPVGTATPARVAAGCTNPNAGPAVSATPDTPDIAAAARASRITGVVAIDVSLDPAGNVTDAKVARSIGNDGLDASALTMARNASYTPKYTACKGVASTYTFTVKFVAW
- the rho gene encoding transcription termination factor Rho — its product is MRRVRLYERDSPIQFEHRPNNDGRPGGGRRRRSRRHRQFGNNPAPHFEQFPQAEQNLPQLLTIEELSEKSKADLNTLAKEFDIDSPLKLKKEELIPRIMEIQAQRTGLEVANGVLDILPEGYGFLRRDGYVIGPEDVYVSQTQIRRFELRRGDLVEGQVRRPKDNEKYFGLIRVDRINGLLPDEIRGRRLYEKGTPIYPNERYRLEVRSTQLSTRVIDLFCPIGKGQRALIVSPPKAGKTTLLKNIANSISINHPDAHIIALLVDERPEEVTDMQRTIDGEVVASTFDEHPENHTAVSELTMERAKRLVEIGKDVVILLDSITRLARAWNQVIPTSGRTLSGGLDTASLHKPKRFFGAARKIEEGGSLTIIATALIETGSKMDDVIFEEFKGTGNMELNLTRKLAESRIFPAIDIKRSGTRHEELLLSEDEMRKIWMLRRATSVLNSGDITEIILDKMAQTRTNDEFLQSVTKEALSLSRGYNEEGNGKY
- a CDS encoding biopolymer transporter ExbD, with product MSLLSAKQDEDVMAEINITPFTDVLLVLLIIFMILAALLTPPGFEKQLPNNNNSSNPTPPKKNEIEVDVNNKGVIFVDGVKTDSVGVYSVMVTDRLKRGPKHVSIIADAKAPYGVIIRILDAAKLAGLEDVGFVTS
- a CDS encoding pseudouridine synthase, which produces MRLQKYLAHAGVASRRAAEELIVRGQIRVNGKVVRELGTSVEESDKVAVNGKIVSLPAKHTYIVLHKPLGVVTTMRDPQGRRTVSDLLPKGLPRIVPVGRLDYDTSGVLLLTNDGELAHVLTHPRFGVEKTYRAVVKGQLTTDELERLRRGMRLEEGRAAGARVKVIASPGDRTVLDVTIHEGRNRQVRRMLEAVGHPVRELRRLRFGPIALGTLAPGRTRPATARELAHLRELVR
- the aroF gene encoding 3-deoxy-7-phosphoheptulonate synthase, whose product is MDRLTALPNTYKLVRRDARANRTIVRLPNGASFGGEMLAICAGPCSVESREQIEATAQAVAQRGANVLRGGAFKPRTSPYAFQGLGADGLKMLRDAADRFGLSVVTEVLDPRDVALVAQHADMLQIGTRNMQNFTLLREVGDAGKPVLLKRGLSATIEEWLLAAEYLLVAGNADVVLCERGIRSFDSATRNLLDLAAIPLVHALSHLPVIVDPSHGTGLAKLVAPMAVAGVAGGADGLLIEVHPDPPAAASDGPQSLTFEQFESLMEQGRGVAHAVGRQLPAASLAA
- a CDS encoding biopolymer transporter ExbD — protein: MAVSTGQGEEEVMSTINITPFTDVLLVLLIIFIILAAVTKEPLLPLAKNRDKVFPSQILVFIDKDNKITIGSNVVTIADAKAAFANLQDQTGHKFKTVIIKADPKATYGTVLQVMDAAKSQDLTEFGLANKVEGSKT
- a CDS encoding MotA/TolQ/ExbB proton channel family protein, which gives rise to MFGGFMTFMNKGGWDMWLLLLISIVGLAVVIERLWFFAQQHGDTKGLLKSIGQKISQDDVDGAIKVCRSQRGMLPKILEFGLLRGEKNRADITDALSIALMEHLNSLERNLAIIGTIAVISPFVGLFGTVLGIIKAFDDIALKGNSTPSVVAAGVSEALITTASGLIIAVIAVVFFNYFKSRIKTYNQEMIVAANQMAEMLHFHNTGAPIPTDLYQPAGATK
- a CDS encoding energy transducer TonB encodes the protein MIGITRWAAAVTAIAVVAGTTLTAQAQYQNAFTPAKLITRADTSVPIAGSGKVVIQVEVFADGSHKVIKVITSTNPLDNAAALDIAKNSTYRPQHRGKTPVTGFYDFTIAFHGKSVAGKGGPIVTGAVAQIDKLIHAGKYDQAKAMATQALASKPNDPTLSQQLAAADYFLKDYTGAAAAFDKVSSVSKTFLQVAAQSYALAAAAALKQNNATAALGYANKSVILAPSAGTFYVLGSAEFENGDTTAAVQDLQKARSMAMADPKTDVNSKVNIDAALMQAYLKANDTANVQTIKDEIMRLDPTNTTVKRMIGNQYLAAGNAASSAGKHQEAVTDFLEATKQGDRDVAVTGFASAALEENTLIGAQKTPAVPNDYLTKMKPYADQALALNPNDALANYSLGVAMAGAWIIGGKQKVEFKNQALDALHKAKAEAQAQGNIGLALNIDNFIKQNIEK
- a CDS encoding TonB family protein, which produces MPNKMITSSDERVQSFIVWAFVISLAVHTVFAFFSPRLKTTNEDQQVEKVSVTKKITVKVPTPPPPTPTPPPTPTPPPNATTPPKQPQPQLKVNVPKTTSNNANSTTNNRYVPPKSGTENGVPQGVGTAKPGPSAPPGTPKPACRNPYTDATVVQQVSPDYPESARELGLGQVTVQVQVTISPSGSLIGTKIFQSGGNMALDQAALSAARQSTYAAKVVNCEPVTGDYLFKVTFDPNQ
- a CDS encoding DNA-3-methyladenine glycosylase translates to MRFRRLRARELPAGTVDLAKALLGCVLVRDCPDGRAAGRIVETEAYVIGDPASHAYRGKSGRNASMFLAAHHAYVYKIYGTSWCVNVTSESKDEGAAVLIRALEPLEGLSLMEARRRTTRVLDLCRGPGRLCQALAIDRDLDGVDLLRSGDLWLAAPAARPAIGTSRRIGITKAFTRRLRFYERGNTFVSGPKRLSS